In Hippoglossus hippoglossus isolate fHipHip1 chromosome 24, fHipHip1.pri, whole genome shotgun sequence, a single genomic region encodes these proteins:
- the nhsl1b gene encoding NHS-like protein 1 isoform X13: MRPQTPLGGDEVSEVDGQVIWNKAPPLPTPEEKMRLAAQAVPTDIIPINVTGAVFDRQASIRRSLINTDTVSRRPKKVKRRKTISGLPDNINWELAKGRGGELRPHSMFIPGQYSTLGRVRSVNSTLSRSVTRDSSCQTEEIKVVPPSMRRIRAQRGQGIAAQMAGISTSSSTGSISISSSDSSGILMLPHQFNGDPSRFHSLPRPGARVSLSADPIYSSTPIRSEEQTMTQRQIGKLQVDNTVVHMRNAPRTGTLPRPKSQEVRRSQSSEWGGGPACVVSPHAAYSTSVIPNATLSCSTEVITLNTSGLHPHSSASVYPTNRALSLASLSNTDPLISSQAAFSHSSTYPALATSTPTHTPQGDGPVVAAPASESGHSDSSIHSHSTLAPTPPSCLPEEQWIYDTPENVVVPHRTLTSSCSTPINQLYNSLEHSSRTTTDSSSVYSQDNDGYFTSMHMDSGLRSRSHGSGHGAAAGRATRHSMYECREMANQEDSASLYSDRSLSRSISLRKSKKPPLPPARTDSLRRKPGAKKPLGGVSAISGANEANGAMLNETLIASLQQSLQMGLRGGKGKGASPSSPSHSPSSDYDDPWVLRPRSQSSVSAGSSAASLVANANCGGVSNVYSLCHVTPAHSDTSSLRSEYADSWGYYMDYPRNHGDQRAQTPPATDNMTAGPHMGELQNGGEIHRNSQAPGAPGQEGGVAVKPKTSTSSPDRVHRLTSPSSGYSSQSNTPTAGTPVPSFVRSMSPSTRPKPRVPERKSSLLSSVSMSSSSTSLSSNTSDSLKSLGPPAPLPPLPLSSSAPNTPLSPPPPFPAPLPPSSSAGSTTPPPAPPLPTTPQGTSLTPLPACSISPEFPPPPSPETLIHPSLSFNGSFSPPPPPPPPMPSCGPPPPPPLPTFSPPSSSRSLVKAAKDAPKPAISSSPTKSAKPLITPFALQSVQLRSIKRQGKEINGKSDHTTAQETGVDLPRSPQTLEKSHSQEYPTVIPVFTSSPEDDSRNSSPSPVSKLLEELTLNCNITEDTPDSAALNGKAEDQSHFLSNRRETEEAQESLPSPPEISQSTPVKQKPPAISKKPKLSFLSQFSSQLINEQAPAQCEDTSSLSRTEDQVDALQRQTKEEEKEREQQEEGEISEISESLAESSEASTEIQDEYRVSTPASQETSLDNGPCPNGEAHEEEYEEGDGTSSTSGSISSREDDSGEVFESSTAESSPAPSTNGASKENMVTPSPNRPRTTEDLFAAIHRSKRKILGRKESEEDKSQAGTHPPSPPTTPTATSPGSVSSLSRQTSSIQRNLRKSSTSSDTFKALLLKKGSRSETSFRMSAAEMLRSTDPRSQRPRSDSVFDPPAASPSPPTTPHSPCSSPSRSKRAMDEWSRYEALALSSPPSSSSSFQMSGYKYGRSRTPPSAASSKYNARCRILSSPMTVICEREGELAESEYGDTAETLSAPAVRTLPVLRGSNGTLFDESSS; the protein is encoded by the exons ATGAGGCCTCAGACCCCACTGGGAGGGGATGAAGTGTCTGAGGTAGACGGACAGGTGATATGGAACAAGGCCCCACCCCTCCCCACGCcggaggagaagatgaggctGGCAGCCCAGGCCGTGCCCACAGACATAATTCCCATCAACGTCACAG GGGCAGTGTTTGACCGACAGGCGAGCATCCGGCGCTCCCTCATTAACACTGACACCGTGTCCCGCCGGCCCAAGAAGGTCAAACGCAGAAAGACTATATCAGGGCTGCCTGACAACATCAACTGGGAGCTAG CAAAAGGACGTGGTGGAGAGCTCCGGCCTCATTCCATGTTCATCCCGGGACAGTACTCCACGTTGGGCCGCGTTCGGAGTGTCAACTCAACGCTCTCGCGCTCAGTCACCAGAGACTCAAGCTGccaaacagaagaaataaaggtTGTACCCCCGTCCATGAGAAGAATCCGGGCGCAGAGAGGACAAGGAATTGCTGCTCAGATGGCGGGCATTTCTACTTCCTCCTCGACAGGAAGTATATCCATCTCCAGCAGTGACAGCTCCGGGATCTTGATGCTGCCACATCAGTTTAACGGAGACCCTTCCCGTTTCCACAGTCTGCCTCGACCGGGCGCCAGGGTGTCCCTCAGTGCTGATCCCATCTACAGCAGCACCCCCATCAGGTCAGAGGAGCAAACAATGACTCAGAGGCAGATTGGAAAGCTTCAGGTTGATAATACAGTGGTGCACATGAGAAACGCCCCAAGGACGGGAACTCTGCCCAGGCCCAAGTCTCAGGAAGTGAGGCGGTCACAGTCCAGTGAGTGGGGTGGGGGTCCGGCGTGTGTGGTTTCCCCACATGCCGCCTATTCCACCTCAGTCATCCCCAATGCCACCCTGTCATGCTCCACTGAGGTCATCACGCTCAACACCTCCGGTCTGCACCCCCACTCCTCAGCCTCAGTTTATCCCACAAACCGAGCACTCAGTCTGGCTTCTCTCTCTAACACTGACCCTCTGATCTCAAGTCAAGCAGCCTTCAGCCACAGCTCCACCTACCCAGCACTGGCCACGTCCACCCCCACTCATACACCACAGGGTGATGGTCCGGTTGTTGCTGCACCCGCTAGCGAGTCAGGGCACTCGGACAGCAGCATACACAGCCATAGCACCTTGGCTCCCACGCCTCCATCCTGTCTGCCGGAGGAGCAGTGGATATACGACACGCCAGAAAACGTGGTGGTCCCTCACCGCACTCTtacctccagctgctccactccCATCAACCAGCTGTACAACAGCCTGGAACACTCCTCCAGGACCACTACTGATTCCAGCTCTGTCTATTCCCAGGACAACGATGGATACTTCACCTCTATGCACATGGACTCTGGCCTGCGCTCTCGCAGCCATGGCAGTGGGCATGGCGCAGCAGCTGGCCGGGCCACCAGACACAGCATGTACGAGTGCCGAGAGATGGCCAATCAGGAGGACTCTGCAAGCTTGTACAGTGATCGCTCTCTGTCCCGCAGCATCTCCCTTCGCAAGTCTAAGAAGCCGCCGCTGCCCCCAGCCCGTACCGACTCTCTGAGACGCAAGCCTGGTGCGAAAAAGCCCCTCGGAGGGGTTAGCGCCATAAGTGGTGCCAACGAAGCAAATGGTGCCATGCTTAATGAGACTCTAATTGCCAGTTTGCAGCAGAGCCTACAGATGGGGCTcaggggaggaaaaggaaagggCGCTTCACCATCTTCACCCTCTCACAGTCCTAGCAGTGACTACGATGACCCCTGGGTGCTACGGCCACGCAGTCAGAGCAGCGTCAGCGCGGGAAGCTCCGCAGCATCACTTGTAGCTAATGCAAACTGCGGCGGTGTGTCTAACGTGTACTCACTATGCCACGTGACGCCTGCTCACAGCGACACCAGCAGCTTACGTTCCGAATACGCCGATTCCTGGGGTTACTACATGGACTACCCTCGTAACCATGGAGACCAGAGGGCACAGACCCCTCCAGCCACAGATAACATGACAGCTGGGCCTCACATGGGCGAACTACAAAACGGAGGTGAGATTCACAGAAACAGCCAGGCGCCAGGCGCTCCGGGGCAAGAGGGAGGGGTGGCAGTGAAGCCCAAAACGTCGACTTCCTCTCCGGACAGGGTGCACAGACTGACCTCCCCATCCAGCGGCTACTCCAGCCAGTCCAACACCCCCACGGCCGGGACCCCGGTGCCGTCGTTCGTCAGGTCCATGTCCCCCTCCACCCGGCCCAAACCCAGAGTGCCCGAGAGGAAatcctcactcctctcctctgtgtccatgtcctcctcttccacctccctctcctccaacACCTCGGACTCGCTGAAGAGCTTGGGTCCCCCAGCACCGCTTCcaccgctccctctctcctcctcagctcccaACACCCCTCTCAGCCCACCTCCACCTTTCCCAGCCCCCCTACCGCCAAGTTCGAGCGCAGGATCCACCACACCTCCGCCAGCTCCCCCCTTGCCAACCACTCCACAGGGAACTTCTCTAACCCCACTTCCTGCTTGCTCCATCTCCCCAGaattccctcctcctccatcccctgAAACACTAATTCACCCGAGTTTGTCCTTCAATGGAAGCTTCagtccccccccaccacctcctcctcctatgCCCTCCTGTGgaccccctccacctcctcccctgcCTACTTtttctccaccttcctcctcccGATCTCTTGTGAAGGCAGCGAAGGATGCTCCCAAACCAGCTATTTCCAGCAGCCCCACAAAGAGCGCTAAGCCCCTGATTACCCCGTTTGCACTACAGAGCGTTCAGCTACGCTCAATCAAGCGGCAAGGGAAGGAAATTAATGGCAAATCAGACCACACCACAGCTCAGGAAACTGGGGTGGACCTCCCTCGCAGTCCACAGACCCTGGAGAAATCTCACTCCCAGGAGTATCCCACTGTGATACCCGTGTTTACCAGCTCTCCAGAGGATGATTCCCGTAATTCCTCACCGTCACCTGTGTCAAAGCTCTTAGAAGAGTTAACATTAAACTGCAATATCACTGAAGACACACCAGATAGTGCTGCCTTGAATGGAAAAGCTGAGGATCAGAGTCACTTTCTCtcaaacagaagagaaacagaggaagcgCAGGAATCATTGCCAAGCCCCCCAGAGATCTCCCAAAGCACGCCTGTGAAACAGAAGCCCCCAGCCATCTCCAAGAAACCCAaactctcttttctctcacagtTTAGCTCCCAGCTAATCAATGAACAGGCTCCAGCTCAGTGTGAGGATACAAGCAGCCTGTCCCGAACAGAGGACCAAGTAGATGCTCTGCAAAGACAGacaaaggaggaagagaaagagagggagcaacaggaggagggggagattTCAGAAATCTCTGAATCATTAGCAGAGAGCAGTGAAGCATCCACGGAAATCCAGGACGAGTACCGCGTCTCTACTCCTGCAAGCCAGGAGACGAGTCTCGACAATGGGCCGTGCCCCAACGGAGAGGCCCACGAAGAGGAATACGAGGAGGGGGATGGAACAAGCAGCACGTCTGGATCCATCAGCTCCAGGGAGGACGACTCAG GTGAGGTGTTTGAATCCAGCACGGCTGAATCGTCTCCGGCCCCGTCGACCAACGGGGCGTCTAAGGAGAACATGGTGACCCCCTCTCCCAACCGGcccagaaccacagaggaccTCTTTGCTGCCATTCACAG GTCGAAGCGCAAGATCCTGGGTCGCAAGGAGTCTGAGGAGGACAAGTCTCAAGCTGGGACCCACCCGCCGtctccccccaccacccctaCAGCCACGTCCCCGGGGAGCGTGTCCTCTTTGTCCCGGCAGACGAGCTCCATCCAACGCAACCTCCGGAAGTCGTCCACCAGCAGCGACACTTTCAAGGCCCTGCTCCTCAAGAAGGGCAGCCGCTCTGAGACCAGCTTCAGGATGTCTGCAGCCGAGATGCTCCGCTCCACTGACCCTCGATCCCAGCGGCCGCGGTCTGACTCGGTGTTTGACCCCCCTGCCGCCTCGCCCTCCCCCCCGACCACACCACACAGCCCCTGCTCCTCCCCCAGTCGCAGTAAACGGGCAATGGACGAGTGGAGCCGCTACGAAGCCCTGGCTCTGTCCTCGCCACCGTCATCGTCATCGTCCTTTCAGATGAGCGGGTATAAGTACGGGCGCTCTCGCACACCCCCCTCTGCCGCCAGCAGCAAGTACAACGCCCGCTGCCGAATCCTCAGCAGCCCAATGACAGTTATCTGCGAGCGTGAGGGGGAGTTGGCTGAGAGCGAGTACGGCGACACGGCGGAAACTCTGTCTGCGCCTGCGGTCCGGACTCTCCCGGTGCTCCGAGGCTCCAACGGCACTTTATTTgacgagagcagcagctaa
- the nhsl1b gene encoding NHS-like protein 1 isoform X4 produces MGNSLQSEAFAGPRPARTEGCLRKRLLSVSKVHQKPDSLWTPKPMLGPNTKGSPGKTQTYQDGKAVSNLDEESKWTVHYTAPWHQQENVFLPGSRPPCVEDLHRQAKVNLKTALRECDKLRKDGFRSSQYYSQGPIFSDPLQSISSLQDDEEDENDKKSTASSAEDDKSQLSMRPQTPLGGDEVSEVDGQVIWNKAPPLPTPEEKMRLAAQAVPTDIIPINVTGAVFDRQASIRRSLINTDTVSRRPKKVKRRKTISGLPDNINWELAAKGRGGELRPHSMFIPGQYSTLGRVRSVNSTLSRSVTRDSSCQTEEIKVVPPSMRRIRAQRGQGIAAQMAGISTSSSTGSISISSSDSSGILMLPHQFNGDPSRFHSLPRPGARVSLSADPIYSSTPIRSEEQTMTQRQIGKLQVDNTVVHMRNAPRTGTLPRPKSQEVRRSQSSEWGGGPACVVSPHAAYSTSVIPNATLSCSTEVITLNTSGLHPHSSASVYPTNRALSLASLSNTDPLISSQAAFSHSSTYPALATSTPTHTPQGDGPVVAAPASESGHSDSSIHSHSTLAPTPPSCLPEEQWIYDTPENVVVPHRTLTSSCSTPINQLYNSLEHSSRTTTDSSSVYSQDNDGYFTSMHMDSGLRSRSHGSGHGAAAGRATRHSMYECREMANQEDSASLYSDRSLSRSISLRKSKKPPLPPARTDSLRRKPGAKKPLGGVSAISGANEANGAMLNETLIASLQQSLQMGLRGGKGKGASPSSPSHSPSSDYDDPWVLRPRSQSSVSAGSSAASLVANANCGGVSNVYSLCHVTPAHSDTSSLRSEYADSWGYYMDYPRNHGDQRAQTPPATDNMTAGPHMGELQNGGEIHRNSQAPGAPGQEGGVAVKPKTSTSSPDRVHRLTSPSSGYSSQSNTPTAGTPVPSFVRSMSPSTRPKPRVPERKSSLLSSVSMSSSSTSLSSNTSDSLKSLGPPAPLPPLPLSSSAPNTPLSPPPPFPAPLPPSSSAGSTTPPPAPPLPTTPQGTSLTPLPACSISPEFPPPPSPETLIHPSLSFNGSFSPPPPPPPPMPSCGPPPPPPLPTFSPPSSSRSLVKAAKDAPKPAISSSPTKSAKPLITPFALQSVQLRSIKRQGKEINGKSDHTTAQETGVDLPRSPQTLEKSHSQEYPTVIPVFTSSPEDDSRNSSPSPVSKLLEELTLNCNITEDTPDSAALNGKAEDQSHFLSNRRETEEAQESLPSPPEISQSTPVKQKPPAISKKPKLSFLSQFSSQLINEQAPAQCEDTSSLSRTEDQVDALQRQTKEEEKEREQQEEGEISEISESLAESSEASTEIQDEYRVSTPASQETSLDNGPCPNGEAHEEEYEEGDGTSSTSGSISSREDDSGEVFESSTAESSPAPSTNGASKENMVTPSPNRPRTTEDLFAAIHRSKRKILGRKESEEDKSQAGTHPPSPPTTPTATSPGSVSSLSRQTSSIQRNLRKSSTSSDTFKALLLKKGSRSETSFRMSAAEMLRSTDPRSQRPRSDSVFDPPAASPSPPTTPHSPCSSPSRSKRAMDEWSRYEALALSSPPSSSSSFQMSGYKYGRSRTPPSAASSKYNARCRILSSPMTVICEREGELAESEYGDTAETLSAPAVRTLPVLRGSNGTLFDESSS; encoded by the exons CGGTGTCTAACCTTGATGAGGAGAGCAAGTGGACGGTTCACTACACGGCTCCGTGGCACCAGCAGGAGAACGTCTTCCTACCAGGCAGCCGGCCGCCCTGCGTAGAGGACCTCCACCGCCAGGCCAAAGTTAACCTCAAGACTGCCCTGCGAG AATGTGACAAGTTGAGGAAAGATGGTTTCCGCAGCTCGCAGTACTACTCTCAGGGTCCCATCTTTTCTGACCCGCTTCAGTCCATCAGCAGCCTGCAGGATGACGAGGAGGATGAAAATGACAAGAAG TCCACAGCTTCATCGGCGGAGGATGATAAATCCCAGCTCTCCATGAGGCCTCAGACCCCACTGGGAGGGGATGAAGTGTCTGAGGTAGACGGACAGGTGATATGGAACAAGGCCCCACCCCTCCCCACGCcggaggagaagatgaggctGGCAGCCCAGGCCGTGCCCACAGACATAATTCCCATCAACGTCACAG GGGCAGTGTTTGACCGACAGGCGAGCATCCGGCGCTCCCTCATTAACACTGACACCGTGTCCCGCCGGCCCAAGAAGGTCAAACGCAGAAAGACTATATCAGGGCTGCCTGACAACATCAACTGGGAGCTAG CAGCAAAAGGACGTGGTGGAGAGCTCCGGCCTCATTCCATGTTCATCCCGGGACAGTACTCCACGTTGGGCCGCGTTCGGAGTGTCAACTCAACGCTCTCGCGCTCAGTCACCAGAGACTCAAGCTGccaaacagaagaaataaaggtTGTACCCCCGTCCATGAGAAGAATCCGGGCGCAGAGAGGACAAGGAATTGCTGCTCAGATGGCGGGCATTTCTACTTCCTCCTCGACAGGAAGTATATCCATCTCCAGCAGTGACAGCTCCGGGATCTTGATGCTGCCACATCAGTTTAACGGAGACCCTTCCCGTTTCCACAGTCTGCCTCGACCGGGCGCCAGGGTGTCCCTCAGTGCTGATCCCATCTACAGCAGCACCCCCATCAGGTCAGAGGAGCAAACAATGACTCAGAGGCAGATTGGAAAGCTTCAGGTTGATAATACAGTGGTGCACATGAGAAACGCCCCAAGGACGGGAACTCTGCCCAGGCCCAAGTCTCAGGAAGTGAGGCGGTCACAGTCCAGTGAGTGGGGTGGGGGTCCGGCGTGTGTGGTTTCCCCACATGCCGCCTATTCCACCTCAGTCATCCCCAATGCCACCCTGTCATGCTCCACTGAGGTCATCACGCTCAACACCTCCGGTCTGCACCCCCACTCCTCAGCCTCAGTTTATCCCACAAACCGAGCACTCAGTCTGGCTTCTCTCTCTAACACTGACCCTCTGATCTCAAGTCAAGCAGCCTTCAGCCACAGCTCCACCTACCCAGCACTGGCCACGTCCACCCCCACTCATACACCACAGGGTGATGGTCCGGTTGTTGCTGCACCCGCTAGCGAGTCAGGGCACTCGGACAGCAGCATACACAGCCATAGCACCTTGGCTCCCACGCCTCCATCCTGTCTGCCGGAGGAGCAGTGGATATACGACACGCCAGAAAACGTGGTGGTCCCTCACCGCACTCTtacctccagctgctccactccCATCAACCAGCTGTACAACAGCCTGGAACACTCCTCCAGGACCACTACTGATTCCAGCTCTGTCTATTCCCAGGACAACGATGGATACTTCACCTCTATGCACATGGACTCTGGCCTGCGCTCTCGCAGCCATGGCAGTGGGCATGGCGCAGCAGCTGGCCGGGCCACCAGACACAGCATGTACGAGTGCCGAGAGATGGCCAATCAGGAGGACTCTGCAAGCTTGTACAGTGATCGCTCTCTGTCCCGCAGCATCTCCCTTCGCAAGTCTAAGAAGCCGCCGCTGCCCCCAGCCCGTACCGACTCTCTGAGACGCAAGCCTGGTGCGAAAAAGCCCCTCGGAGGGGTTAGCGCCATAAGTGGTGCCAACGAAGCAAATGGTGCCATGCTTAATGAGACTCTAATTGCCAGTTTGCAGCAGAGCCTACAGATGGGGCTcaggggaggaaaaggaaagggCGCTTCACCATCTTCACCCTCTCACAGTCCTAGCAGTGACTACGATGACCCCTGGGTGCTACGGCCACGCAGTCAGAGCAGCGTCAGCGCGGGAAGCTCCGCAGCATCACTTGTAGCTAATGCAAACTGCGGCGGTGTGTCTAACGTGTACTCACTATGCCACGTGACGCCTGCTCACAGCGACACCAGCAGCTTACGTTCCGAATACGCCGATTCCTGGGGTTACTACATGGACTACCCTCGTAACCATGGAGACCAGAGGGCACAGACCCCTCCAGCCACAGATAACATGACAGCTGGGCCTCACATGGGCGAACTACAAAACGGAGGTGAGATTCACAGAAACAGCCAGGCGCCAGGCGCTCCGGGGCAAGAGGGAGGGGTGGCAGTGAAGCCCAAAACGTCGACTTCCTCTCCGGACAGGGTGCACAGACTGACCTCCCCATCCAGCGGCTACTCCAGCCAGTCCAACACCCCCACGGCCGGGACCCCGGTGCCGTCGTTCGTCAGGTCCATGTCCCCCTCCACCCGGCCCAAACCCAGAGTGCCCGAGAGGAAatcctcactcctctcctctgtgtccatgtcctcctcttccacctccctctcctccaacACCTCGGACTCGCTGAAGAGCTTGGGTCCCCCAGCACCGCTTCcaccgctccctctctcctcctcagctcccaACACCCCTCTCAGCCCACCTCCACCTTTCCCAGCCCCCCTACCGCCAAGTTCGAGCGCAGGATCCACCACACCTCCGCCAGCTCCCCCCTTGCCAACCACTCCACAGGGAACTTCTCTAACCCCACTTCCTGCTTGCTCCATCTCCCCAGaattccctcctcctccatcccctgAAACACTAATTCACCCGAGTTTGTCCTTCAATGGAAGCTTCagtccccccccaccacctcctcctcctatgCCCTCCTGTGgaccccctccacctcctcccctgcCTACTTtttctccaccttcctcctcccGATCTCTTGTGAAGGCAGCGAAGGATGCTCCCAAACCAGCTATTTCCAGCAGCCCCACAAAGAGCGCTAAGCCCCTGATTACCCCGTTTGCACTACAGAGCGTTCAGCTACGCTCAATCAAGCGGCAAGGGAAGGAAATTAATGGCAAATCAGACCACACCACAGCTCAGGAAACTGGGGTGGACCTCCCTCGCAGTCCACAGACCCTGGAGAAATCTCACTCCCAGGAGTATCCCACTGTGATACCCGTGTTTACCAGCTCTCCAGAGGATGATTCCCGTAATTCCTCACCGTCACCTGTGTCAAAGCTCTTAGAAGAGTTAACATTAAACTGCAATATCACTGAAGACACACCAGATAGTGCTGCCTTGAATGGAAAAGCTGAGGATCAGAGTCACTTTCTCtcaaacagaagagaaacagaggaagcgCAGGAATCATTGCCAAGCCCCCCAGAGATCTCCCAAAGCACGCCTGTGAAACAGAAGCCCCCAGCCATCTCCAAGAAACCCAaactctcttttctctcacagtTTAGCTCCCAGCTAATCAATGAACAGGCTCCAGCTCAGTGTGAGGATACAAGCAGCCTGTCCCGAACAGAGGACCAAGTAGATGCTCTGCAAAGACAGacaaaggaggaagagaaagagagggagcaacaggaggagggggagattTCAGAAATCTCTGAATCATTAGCAGAGAGCAGTGAAGCATCCACGGAAATCCAGGACGAGTACCGCGTCTCTACTCCTGCAAGCCAGGAGACGAGTCTCGACAATGGGCCGTGCCCCAACGGAGAGGCCCACGAAGAGGAATACGAGGAGGGGGATGGAACAAGCAGCACGTCTGGATCCATCAGCTCCAGGGAGGACGACTCAG GTGAGGTGTTTGAATCCAGCACGGCTGAATCGTCTCCGGCCCCGTCGACCAACGGGGCGTCTAAGGAGAACATGGTGACCCCCTCTCCCAACCGGcccagaaccacagaggaccTCTTTGCTGCCATTCACAG GTCGAAGCGCAAGATCCTGGGTCGCAAGGAGTCTGAGGAGGACAAGTCTCAAGCTGGGACCCACCCGCCGtctccccccaccacccctaCAGCCACGTCCCCGGGGAGCGTGTCCTCTTTGTCCCGGCAGACGAGCTCCATCCAACGCAACCTCCGGAAGTCGTCCACCAGCAGCGACACTTTCAAGGCCCTGCTCCTCAAGAAGGGCAGCCGCTCTGAGACCAGCTTCAGGATGTCTGCAGCCGAGATGCTCCGCTCCACTGACCCTCGATCCCAGCGGCCGCGGTCTGACTCGGTGTTTGACCCCCCTGCCGCCTCGCCCTCCCCCCCGACCACACCACACAGCCCCTGCTCCTCCCCCAGTCGCAGTAAACGGGCAATGGACGAGTGGAGCCGCTACGAAGCCCTGGCTCTGTCCTCGCCACCGTCATCGTCATCGTCCTTTCAGATGAGCGGGTATAAGTACGGGCGCTCTCGCACACCCCCCTCTGCCGCCAGCAGCAAGTACAACGCCCGCTGCCGAATCCTCAGCAGCCCAATGACAGTTATCTGCGAGCGTGAGGGGGAGTTGGCTGAGAGCGAGTACGGCGACACGGCGGAAACTCTGTCTGCGCCTGCGGTCCGGACTCTCCCGGTGCTCCGAGGCTCCAACGGCACTTTATTTgacgagagcagcagctaa